A region from the Mya arenaria isolate MELC-2E11 chromosome 2, ASM2691426v1 genome encodes:
- the LOC128206165 gene encoding elastin-like translates to MEVWLASLKVDDVVEGVDAVVGGVDGVVGGVDGVVGGLDGVVGGVYGVVEGVDGVVGGVDGVIEGVDGVVEGVDGVVEGVDDIVEGVVGVVEGVDGVVEGVGVGVKGVDVVVEGVDGVVEGVDGVVGGKYGVVEGVDGVVGGVDGVIEGVDGVVEGVDGVVEGVDDVVEGVVGVVEGVNGVVEGVGVGVKGVDGVVEGVDGVVEGVDGVVGGVYGVVEGVDGVVGGVDGVIEGVDGVVGGLGVSVKGVDGVVEGVDGVVEGMDGVVGGVYVVVGGVDGVVECVDDVVGGVYGVVGGVDGVVEGVDGVVECVGVGVKGLDGVVEGVDGVVEGVDCVVGGLYGVVEGVYGVVGGLAGVVEGVVGLNVVVEGVIGVVGGVDGDTECVDGVVEGVDGVVESMDGVVGGMDAVVGGVDGVVGGMDAVVGGVDGVVEGVDAVVGVVEGVVEGMDCVVGGVDGVVEGMDCVVGGVEGVVEGMDGVV, encoded by the exons ATGGAG GTGTGGTTGGCGTCATTGAAGGTGGATGATGTCGTTGAAGGTGTGGATGCTGTCGTTGGAGGTGTGGATGGCGTCGTTGGAGGTGTGGATGGCGTCGTTGGAGGTTTGGATGGCGTCGTTGGAGGTGTGTATGGCGTCGTTGAAGGTGTGGATGGCGTCGTTGGAGGTGTGGATGGTGTCATTGAAGGTGTGGATGGCGTCGTTGAAGGTGTGGATGGCGTCGTTGAAGGTGTGGATGATATCGTTGAAGGTGTGGTTGGCGTCGTTGAAGGTGTGGATGGCGTCGTTGAAGGTGTGGGTGTTGGCGTTAAAGGTGTGGATGTTGTTGTTGAAGGTGTGGATGGCGTCGTTGAAGGTGTGGATGGCGTCGTTGGAGGTAAGTATGGCGTCGTTGAAGGTGTGGATGGCGTCGTTGGAGGTGTGGATGGTGTCATTGAAGGTGTTGATGGCGTCGTTGAAGGTGTGGATGGCGTCGTTGAAGGTGTGGATGATGTCGTTGAAGGTGTGGTTGGCGTCGTTGAAGGTGTGAATGGCGTCGTTGAAGGTGTGGGTGTTGGCGTTAAAGGTGTGGATGGTGTTGTTGAAGGTGTGGATGGCGTCGTTGAAGGTGTGGATGGCGTCGTTGGAGGTGTGTATGGCGTCGTTGAAGGTGTTGATGGCGTCGTTGGAGGTGTGGATGGTGTCATTGAAGGTGTGGATGGCGTCGTTGGAGGTTTGGGTGTTAGCGTTAAAGGTGTGGATGGTGTTGTTGAAGGTGTGGATGGCGTCGTTGAAGGTATGGATGGCGTCGTTGGAGGTGTGTATGTCGTCGTTGGAGGTGTGGATGGCGTCGTTGAATGTGTGGATGATGTCGTTGGAGGTGTGTATGGCGTCGTTGGAGGTGTGGATGGCGTCGTTGAAGGTGTGGATGGCGTCGTTGAATGTGTGGGTGTCGGCGTTAAAGGTCTGGATGGTGTTGTTGAAGGTGTGGATGGCGTCGTTGAAGGTGTGGATTGCGTCGTTGGAGGTCTATATGGCGTCGTTGAAGGTGTGTATGGCGTCGTTGGAGGTTTGGCTGGCGTCGTTGAAGGAGTGGTAGGTTTGAATGTTGTCGTAGAAGGTGTGATTGGCGTCGTTGGGGGTGTGGATGGTGACACTGAATGTGTGGATGGCGTCGTTGAAG GTGTGGATGGCGTCGTTGAAAGTATGGATGGTGTCGTTGGAGGTATGGATGCTGTCGTTGGAGGTGTGGATGGTGTCGTTGGAGGTATGGATGCTGTCGTTGGGGGTGTGGATGGTGTCGTTGAAGGTGTGGATGCTGTCGTTGGAGTTGTGGAAGGCGTCGTTGAAGGTATGGATTGTGTCGTTGGAGGTGTGGATGGCGTCGTTGAAGGTATGGATTGTGTCGTTGGAGGTGTGGAGGGCGTCGTTGAAGGTATGGATGGTGTCGTTTGA